A DNA window from Linepithema humile isolate Giens D197 chromosome 6, Lhum_UNIL_v1.0, whole genome shotgun sequence contains the following coding sequences:
- the LOC137000864 gene encoding uncharacterized protein, protein MKQHISEKHNEKSHLIEERYKQSWEFQIENNYWLNKCYRKPVDFITECKFCNKEIVYVDSRNAQKHMKDTHKPIYEIEMWEMEEGNIAWQYLRYADEQFKEIQCMICCKTTPNIREAESHVQDELKHRLKPRNKNWAFKYTRQNADNVTCTICEENVTIQTRIIDLKKHANTHKKYMDKIAEENLLWGTIIRTVQWIWLEKCYINVENFRAQCKFCEHKIPYITHTQFLEHIKNKHTALHSLEKEKILPDIFDEPQWNYIRYIDDLILDEKNLECVICEKKDELPHTNHFPHELKFVSHWALKYTRQNVKVANCTLCKNEVNFEWAPENLENHITSVHPKEREKIRQIDLVQRTVHDQATPSTSYAS, encoded by the coding sequence atgaaacaacaCATCTCAGAAAAACATAACGAAAAGAGCCACTTAATAGAGGAACGATATAAACAATCTTGGgaatttcaaattgaaaacaactattggttaaataaatgttatagaaAGCCTGTGGATTTTATAAcagaatgtaaattttgcaacaaagaAATTGTATATGTCGACTCTAGAAACGCTCAGAAACATATGAAGGATACACATAAACCAATTTACGAAATTGAAATGTGGGAAATGGAAGAAGGTAACATAGCCTGGCAATATTTAAGGTATGCGGATGAACAATTCAAAGAAATACAATGTATGATATGTTGTAAAACTACACCAAATATACGCGAAGCAGAAAGTCATGTACAAGATGAATTAAAACACCGTCTAAAAccacgtaataaaaattgggcTTTTAAATACACAAGACAAAACGCAGATAATGTGACATGTACGATTtgtgaagaaaatgtaacaattcAGACaagaattattgatttaaaaaaacatgcaaatacacataaaaaatacatggATAAAATAGCCGAAGAAAATCTATTATGGGGTACAATAATAAGGACTGTACAATGGATCTGGttggaaaaatgttatataaatgttgaaaattttcgagcacaatgtaaattttgcgaACACAAAATACCATATATCACACATACACAATTTTTGGAACACATAAAGAACAAGCATACTGCTCTTCACTCgcttgaaaaagaaaaaattttacctGATATCTTCGACGAACCTCAGTGGAATTATATAAGGTACATAGatgatttaatattagatgaaaaaaatctaGAATGCGtcatatgtgaaaaaaaagacgaaCTACCTCACACAAATCATTTTCCACATGAGCTGAAATTCGTTTCTCATTGGGCACTAAAATACACGagacaaaatgtaaaagttgcaaattgtactttatgtaaaaatgaagTAAACTTTGAATGGGCCCcggaaaatttagaaaaccaCATAACATCTGTACATCCAAAGGAGCGGGAAAAAATACGTCAAATAGATTTAGTACAAAGAACAGTACACGACCAAGCTACACCGTCGACGAGCTACGCAAGTTGA